A region from the Rosa rugosa chromosome 6, drRosRugo1.1, whole genome shotgun sequence genome encodes:
- the LOC133716398 gene encoding protein ALP1-like, translating to MNRLTKWLQKDQEEAVTRSRRRNLMMSAAALQIQNLEDEDSQWGGSSEGRTYKARDRELMDLRLKAQYFKDPCRYEPNIFRRRYRMQPWVFDKMMRDVANYDPYFVQTRDACGRLSLSTEQKLTCAMRMLAYGITADFCNDYLDIAKSTAIEIFEHFTKAIWNVYHETYLRRPTPADLRRLLDKAAERGFPGMIGSLDCMHWQWKNCPTGWAGQYTGYKGKPTIILEAVASYDTWIWHAFFELPGSLNDINVLGCSPLFNDVCTGETPEVNYQVHNRHYHQCYYLVDDIYPKWGSFVQAIRNPRSPQTQHFTRMQEAYRKDVERAFGILQARWAIIRGPARGWTNENLQYIMMTCIILHNMIVEDEHDEDAAQPFDPDDIPTRPRKAEIYKRPVMDTDVDRNPQQLNQFLRRYREVRCPVMNKNLQEDLVDHLWTMKLQADQNHQ from the coding sequence ATGAATCGTTTGACGAAATGGTTGCAGAAAGATCAAGAAGAGGCCGTCACGAGAAGCCGTCGACGAAACTTGATGATGTCTGCCGCTGCCTTGCAAATCCAAAATCTGGAAGATGAGGATTCACAATGGGGTGGTTCTTCAGAAGGTCGTACCTATAAGGCCAGGGATCGAGAGCTGATGGATCTTCGACTCAAAGCTCAATACTTCAAGGATCCGTGCAGGTATGAACCAAACATTTTTCGCAGGCGATATAGAATGCAACCTTGGGTCTTTGACAAGATGATGCGCGACGTGGCCAACTACGACCCATATTTTGTTCAAACAAGAGATGCTTGTGGGAGACTCAGCTTATCCACTGAACAAAAGCTGACATGCGCCATGAGAATGCTCGCGTATGGCATCACAGCTGATTTCTGCAATGATTACCTAGATATTGCGAAGTCCACTGCCATTGAGATTTTTGAGCACTTCACAAAAGCAATCTGGAATGTGTACCATGAGACTTACCTCCGCCGACCAACACCGGCAGATTTGCGACGGCTGCTTGACAAAGCTGCAGAACGGGGATTCCCGGGGATGATCGGTAGCCTTGATTGTATGCATTGGCAATGGAAAAATTGTCCCACCGGATGGGCAGGGCAGTATACTGGCTACAAGGGGAAGCCCACAATCATCTTAGAGGCGGTGGCCTCCTACGATACTTGGATTTGGCATGCCTTCTTCGAACTTCCAGGTTCCCTGAATGATATTAACGTCCTTGGATGTTCACCGTTGTTCAATGACGTATGCACCGGTGAAACCCCTGAAGTGAACTACCAGGTACATAATAGGCATTATCATCAATGTTATTACCTAGTTGATGACATATACCCTAAGTGGGGGTCCTTTGTACAAGCAATCCGAAACCCGAGGTCGCCGCAGACACAACATTTCACAAGGATGCAGGAAGCATACAGAAAAGATGTGGAGAGAGCATTTGGTATTCTCCAAGCTCGTTGGGCAATCATAAGAGGACCAGCTCGTGGGTGGACTAATGAGAACCTTCAATACATCATGATGACGTGCATTATCTTGCACAATATGATTGTTGAAGATGAGCATGATGAAGATGCAGCGCAGCCATTTGATCCGGATGATATCCCAACCAGACCAAGGAAAGCAGAGATATATAAGAGACCAGTAATGGACACCGATGTTGATCGCAATCCGCAACAACTAAATCAATTCTTGCGTCGTTATAGGGAGGTTAGATGTCCAGTGATGAATAAAAACCTCCAAGAAGATCTAGTCGATCACCTATGGACCATGAAGTTACAAGCTGATCAGAACCACCAGtga
- the LOC133716399 gene encoding glutathione S-transferase T3-like, producing MAPRGDSWRHNEEVILCQAWITVGGDGCVGKDQKSDFLWSRVAEEYNAHRPAGCMERTHSSCHSRWKRISPACMKWRQALNKVEHFQRRSGENMEDELMNVKSTYYDSEGCDFVFEHCWQYLKNTEKFGKTPSMENIHFSPNHVNLDSDETPTTEDELPSSRKARPQGQKAQKLAKKKSNKQDADGLRVQMQKCYEQTEREYQQRQRQFEEGQLIEQRAEDARTMQVDPSIFTPRKRSYWERKQQQIIDKEAETSSIPEQSQYPTPPEGDNTGLTTYDPLGETSWM from the exons ATGGCTCCAAGAGGGGATTCTTGGAGGCACAATGAAGAAGTTATTCTTTGCCAAGCTTGGATCACCGTTGGGGGTGATGGTTGCGTCGGAAAAGATCAAAAGTCGGATTTCTTGTGGAGTCGTGTGGCGGAGGAGTACAATGCTCACAGACCGGCCGGTTGCATGGAGAGAACACATTCTAGTTGCCACTCTCGTTGGAAGAGAATAAGTCCGGCATGTATGAAGTGGCGCCAAGCTCTTAACAAGGTCGAACACTTTCAACGAAGAAGCGGGGAAAATATGGAGGACGAG CTCATGAATGTTAAATCAACGTACTACGACTCGGAAGGTTGCGATTTTGTGTTTGAGCATTGTTGGCAATACTTGAAAAATACGGAAAAGTTTGGGAAAACGCCATCAATGGAAAACATCCACTTTAGTCCTAATCATGTCAACTTGGATAGCGATGAAACACCCACTACTGAGGATGAGCTTCCCTCATCAAGAAAGGCACGTCCTCAAGGACAGAAAGCTCAGAAGCTAGCTAAGAAAAAAAGCAATAAGCAGGATGCGGATGGCCTACGAGTTCAAATGCAGAAATGTTATGAACAAACCGAACGCGAGTACCAACAAAGGCAAAGACAGTTTGAGGAAGGTCAACTAATTGAGCAACGCGCTGAGGATGCTCGCACGATGCAGGTGGATCCATCAATTTTCACCCCAAGAAAGAGGAGTTATTGGGAGAGGAAGCAACAACAAATAATTGATAAGGAGGCTGAAACTTCAAGCATCCCGGAACAATCTCAATATCCTACACCCCCTGAAGGAGACAACACTGGATTGACCACTTATGATCCACTTGGCGAGACATCTTGGATGTAA